The following proteins are co-located in the Acinetobacter shaoyimingii genome:
- a CDS encoding TauD/TfdA dioxygenase family protein: MTSLTQLSQAIHDAPRWHQENLFQNPDDIVITPLAGEALGAVVTGLDARKAQSGETIFRLKQALAEHLILIFKHQRLDDLQYLAFASYFGAIFRPSADNPVLATQADTGTPPDVIPVSNAVGQGDYTGHGELSPHADHQWTPTPSFGSLLYAIELPQDGGQTTWYNTIKAYEALDDQTKQHIDQLQLITYNPFVRAKSNKGSQGYGNSPLYRFKDQEILGHAYPHPLVRTHPETGRKALWLNTRTEVELVNYDDQAGSKLIAELREHILKPEFRYEHQWQEGDIVFWDNQVTLHSRRPFPAEQRRLLKRISLAGGRPF; encoded by the coding sequence ATGACAAGTCTTACTCAACTTTCACAAGCCATACATGATGCACCACGCTGGCATCAAGAAAATCTATTTCAAAATCCTGATGATATTGTCATTACGCCACTTGCTGGTGAAGCATTAGGTGCTGTCGTAACAGGCTTAGATGCAAGAAAGGCACAATCAGGAGAAACGATATTTCGCCTTAAACAAGCGTTGGCTGAACATCTGATTCTCATTTTTAAGCATCAACGCTTAGATGACTTGCAATATTTGGCTTTTGCCAGTTATTTTGGTGCCATATTTCGTCCAAGTGCAGATAATCCTGTTTTAGCCACCCAAGCGGATACAGGCACCCCGCCAGATGTAATTCCTGTGTCCAATGCTGTTGGGCAAGGAGACTACACAGGACACGGTGAATTGTCTCCACACGCAGATCACCAATGGACGCCTACACCCTCTTTTGGTTCACTGCTTTATGCAATCGAGTTACCTCAAGATGGCGGTCAAACCACATGGTACAACACGATTAAAGCGTATGAAGCCTTGGATGATCAAACTAAACAACACATTGATCAGCTACAACTCATTACTTACAACCCTTTTGTTCGTGCCAAAAGTAATAAGGGATCGCAAGGTTATGGGAACTCGCCGCTATATCGATTTAAAGATCAAGAAATTCTTGGTCATGCCTATCCTCACCCATTGGTCAGAACTCATCCTGAAACAGGGCGTAAAGCGTTGTGGTTAAATACACGTACAGAAGTTGAATTGGTCAATTATGACGATCAAGCTGGAAGTAAGCTTATAGCAGAACTACGTGAGCATATTTTGAAACCTGAATTCCGCTATGAACATCAATGGCAAGAAGGCGATATCGTGTTTTGGGATAATCAAGTCACGCTACATTCACGTCGTCCCTTTCCTGCTGAACAACGTCGACTACTCAAAAGAATCTCTCTGGCAGGTGGTCGACCGTTCTAA
- a CDS encoding LysR substrate-binding domain-containing protein, which translates to MQNLNDYYYFVQVVKYQGFTRASEALGITKSKLSRRITDLEDRLGVRFIQRNTRKFTVTEIGQKFYEYCLKILEDVNIAENFIQSTLSDEPSGLIKVSCPIALVEMPVGEMIANFMQKYPQVHIDLVASNHRVDLIDEGVDLAIRVRNTPLADSDLIVRDLDAWEHVLVAVPSLLKRYKVPMTLEELNELPSIGFHGPKQSWRFKTCSKESEIHEIEFQPRLKTDNFSAMKAAVMKGVGIASLPKVYVWEELRSGTMIELLPEWHLPKGVIHIAYVSRHGMLPSIRLLLEYLIEEFKRLQL; encoded by the coding sequence ATGCAAAATTTGAATGACTACTACTACTTTGTTCAAGTCGTAAAATATCAAGGTTTTACTCGAGCAAGCGAAGCCTTGGGCATTACAAAATCTAAGTTGTCTCGTCGAATCACAGATTTGGAAGATCGATTAGGGGTTCGGTTTATTCAAAGAAATACGCGAAAATTCACGGTGACTGAAATTGGGCAAAAGTTTTACGAGTACTGTTTAAAAATCTTAGAAGATGTCAATATTGCTGAAAATTTTATTCAAAGTACTTTGTCCGATGAGCCATCAGGGCTGATTAAAGTGTCATGTCCTATTGCACTGGTGGAAATGCCTGTGGGGGAGATGATCGCTAATTTTATGCAAAAGTACCCGCAAGTTCATATCGATCTTGTGGCAAGTAATCATCGAGTCGATCTCATTGATGAAGGCGTGGATTTAGCGATACGTGTACGTAATACACCTTTGGCAGACAGTGATTTAATTGTTCGTGATTTAGATGCTTGGGAACATGTTCTTGTTGCCGTTCCAAGTCTATTGAAACGCTATAAGGTTCCTATGACTTTAGAAGAACTGAATGAATTGCCGAGTATTGGTTTTCATGGTCCTAAGCAATCATGGCGTTTTAAAACCTGTTCTAAAGAAAGTGAAATTCATGAAATTGAGTTTCAACCCCGTTTAAAAACAGATAATTTTTCTGCCATGAAAGCAGCGGTGATGAAAGGTGTCGGGATCGCATCACTCCCTAAGGTTTATGTATGGGAAGAACTTCGCTCAGGTACGATGATTGAATTGCTTCCAGAATGGCATTTACCAAAAGGTGTAATTCATATTGCCTATGTATCCAGACATGGTATGTTGCCTTCAATTCGACTGCTACTAGAGTATTTAATTGAGGAATTTAAACGTTTACAACTTTAA
- a CDS encoding pirin family protein — protein MNMIEKVYTSDRSTWVGDGFKTNSMLPMSEMSTATSPFLIMGYTAKYPFSPSNHQRGVGMHPHRGFETVTIVYEGELEHRDSKGNHGTIGPNEVQWMTAGRGIMHEEHHSKAFAESGGDLDMVQLWVNLPSHAKMTEPRYQELTESNIPEIQLDQHKGKVRVIAGEYVYDHKIAQGPALTFSPMQLLDARLNAGATTTFTFDPAWNSMIFVLSGQIKIDGQVFEKLQTVYLNHETNQLNIEVLHDAKLLIASGESINEPIVAHGPFVMNNEAEIRQAFVDFQNGQFA, from the coding sequence ATGAATATGATTGAAAAAGTATATACCAGTGATCGTAGCACATGGGTCGGTGATGGTTTTAAAACCAATTCAATGTTACCGATGAGTGAGATGAGTACAGCCACCAGCCCCTTCTTAATCATGGGCTATACCGCAAAATATCCATTTAGTCCAAGTAATCATCAACGCGGTGTCGGAATGCATCCACATCGTGGTTTTGAAACTGTCACTATTGTATATGAAGGTGAACTAGAACATCGAGATTCAAAAGGTAACCATGGCACCATTGGTCCCAATGAAGTGCAATGGATGACTGCTGGTCGTGGCATTATGCACGAAGAGCATCATTCCAAAGCATTTGCTGAATCGGGTGGTGATTTAGACATGGTACAACTGTGGGTCAACCTACCAAGCCATGCAAAAATGACTGAACCTCGTTATCAAGAACTCACCGAAAGCAATATTCCAGAAATTCAACTGGATCAGCATAAAGGTAAAGTCAGAGTCATCGCAGGTGAGTATGTGTACGACCATAAAATTGCTCAAGGCCCTGCACTCACCTTTAGCCCAATGCAGCTATTAGATGCACGACTCAATGCAGGCGCTACCACGACATTCACTTTTGATCCTGCATGGAATAGCATGATTTTCGTGCTCAGTGGTCAAATTAAAATTGATGGTCAAGTGTTTGAGAAACTCCAAACAGTTTACTTAAATCATGAAACTAATCAATTGAATATCGAGGTTTTACACGATGCAAAGCTTCTTATTGCCAGTGGTGAAAGTATCAATGAACCGATTGTCGCGCATGGTCCTTTTGTCATGAATAATGAAGCGGAAATTCGACAAGCATTTGTTGATTTCCAAAATGGGCAATTTGCTTAA
- a CDS encoding FUSC family protein has product MLLTKHLFALRPSKSDWIFAIKTFFAGILALYIAFSLDLTYPVWSITTVFIIANPYAGMSASKSFFRVLGTSVGATVSILVTPLLIHTPWLFTLFLAVWVSGCLFVSLLDRTPRSYAFLLAGYTTVIISFTIINNVDTSSVFELALGRFIEICVGVVCSAIASLAILPMNFGPAVENQVSRIFKDTRNIFDKIFLDDDEVRTYNQSLNKITADIANLHTLAIHLSYERSKLKGMTRPVQEMLHQLSMLVANMVAMAEKIKQLDQINPLYRQQLPDIHAHIVTFLKSPEIQTSPELNILPDNFEQDFKRLFSHTTEEQQILVAGLKMDIRHFIQNFHAISLMWKRIQAGNFSLPEILLPLRVKSPHLHRDYAMATRGSISAFIVVMLSGAIWISSGWYSGYMMAEMAAVTACILTSMDNPVPALKMFMRGNIYAAIIVFIYLFGVLPQVTEYWQLAVVLAPAFIGCLLLYPHPPLTALGVPMMIGLTMGLGFHNHYQANLVSYFDASMAMIFGPAISIWVMRVVRSISPDMSAQRLLASHYKAVRKTLYIPYGEHFRIHLRAMLDRIGVLNSKSVQSPTLKNKINLAIIECSAIVDLARIQELIVLLPKNHAIVLNLEELTILMDDYLRAKEYKQDFEAYQIKLIEKIQQLNLATDAVQDLNISERLQISLINIRNSLCHVDQPNQMAS; this is encoded by the coding sequence ATGCTGCTCACCAAACACTTGTTCGCGCTCAGACCATCAAAATCTGACTGGATTTTCGCGATCAAAACTTTTTTTGCAGGCATTTTGGCGCTGTATATTGCTTTTTCACTTGATTTGACCTACCCAGTTTGGTCTATCACCACAGTATTCATTATTGCTAACCCATATGCGGGGATGTCTGCTTCTAAAAGTTTCTTTCGTGTTTTGGGTACTTCTGTTGGGGCAACTGTTTCTATTTTAGTCACGCCACTTCTTATCCATACGCCTTGGTTATTTACATTATTTCTAGCAGTTTGGGTCAGTGGTTGTTTATTTGTCTCATTATTAGATCGCACGCCCAGAAGTTATGCTTTTCTTTTAGCGGGTTATACGACAGTTATTATTAGTTTTACCATTATTAATAATGTCGATACATCATCTGTATTTGAACTTGCACTGGGTCGTTTTATTGAAATTTGTGTGGGTGTTGTGTGTAGTGCAATTGCATCATTGGCAATTCTCCCGATGAATTTTGGCCCAGCAGTCGAAAATCAAGTGTCACGTATTTTTAAAGATACTCGAAACATTTTTGACAAAATATTTTTAGATGATGATGAAGTCAGAACTTATAATCAAAGTCTCAATAAAATTACTGCCGATATTGCCAATCTTCATACACTTGCAATTCATTTAAGTTATGAGCGTTCCAAACTCAAAGGGATGACGCGCCCAGTACAAGAAATGCTCCATCAACTCAGCATGCTGGTTGCCAACATGGTGGCCATGGCTGAAAAGATTAAACAACTGGATCAGATTAATCCGCTCTACCGTCAGCAATTACCCGACATTCATGCTCATATTGTCACCTTTTTAAAATCACCAGAAATTCAAACTTCACCAGAATTAAACATCTTACCTGATAATTTTGAGCAGGATTTCAAACGCTTATTTTCACATACCACAGAAGAGCAGCAAATCTTGGTGGCAGGTTTAAAAATGGATATTCGCCATTTTATTCAGAACTTCCATGCCATTAGTTTGATGTGGAAACGAATCCAAGCGGGAAATTTTTCTCTACCAGAAATTTTGTTGCCACTTCGCGTGAAATCACCACATTTACATCGTGATTATGCCATGGCAACACGAGGTTCGATTTCTGCATTTATTGTGGTCATGCTTTCAGGTGCTATTTGGATTAGCAGTGGCTGGTATTCTGGTTATATGATGGCGGAAATGGCTGCAGTGACCGCCTGCATTTTAACCTCCATGGATAACCCCGTTCCTGCGCTAAAAATGTTTATGCGCGGCAATATTTATGCCGCAATCATTGTCTTTATTTATCTATTTGGAGTGTTACCGCAAGTCACTGAATATTGGCAGTTGGCAGTGGTATTGGCACCTGCATTTATTGGTTGTCTGCTGTTGTACCCACATCCGCCACTCACCGCCTTAGGTGTACCTATGATGATTGGATTGACTATGGGTTTAGGTTTTCATAACCATTATCAAGCCAATTTGGTGTCTTATTTTGATGCATCCATGGCAATGATTTTTGGACCAGCGATCTCTATTTGGGTCATGCGTGTGGTTCGTTCAATTTCACCTGATATGAGTGCACAACGCTTATTGGCATCACACTATAAAGCGGTGCGTAAAACCCTTTATATTCCTTATGGTGAACATTTCCGTATCCATTTACGCGCAATGCTTGACCGCATTGGTGTCTTAAACAGTAAATCCGTACAATCCCCTACACTCAAAAACAAAATTAATTTGGCAATCATTGAATGCAGTGCCATTGTCGATTTAGCTCGTATACAAGAACTAATCGTATTACTGCCTAAAAATCACGCTATCGTCTTAAACTTGGAAGAACTTACCATTTTGATGGATGACTATTTAAGGGCGAAAGAGTACAAGCAGGATTTCGAAGCGTATCAAATCAAGTTGATTGAAAAGATTCAACAGCTCAATCTGGCGACCGATGCTGTACAAGATCTCAATATTTCAGAACGCTTACAAATTTCGCTAATCAATATTCGAAATAGCCTGTGTCATGTAGATCAACCGAATCAAATGGCTTCTTAG
- a CDS encoding FUSC family protein, with product MLLTKPLLALRPNRSDWIFAIKTFCAGMLALYIALSLDLAYPIWAIGTVFVIANPYTGMTASKSMFRVLGTALGAIISIIFVPMLIHTPWLFTLFLAIWVGLCLYISLLDRTPRSYAFMLAGYTTVIISFTIINTLGTSTVFDIAIGRFIEISIGVLCSAVVMTSFAPMNIGPGIESQISKVIDDTQQIFDKILLGEIHFKHPDPAQHAQQQEIASPNYTQELNLLARDISNLHVMAIHLSYERSKLKDMTKPLQEMLHQLSILVANLVAMTERLNQLHENNHKFQHALNHIHKHTATFFKHADVEKNPDLNLLPDQFDHDFEQLARTVRPEQRIVVASLKMDVRHFIQNIRAIHLIWHRIQQGDYSLPENVTPLTTQYPNLHRDHGVAVRGGISAFLVVIIATGAWILSGWKAGYMMAEMAAITACILTALDDPIPALKMFIRANIYAIFVIFIYAFGIFPNVTEFWQLALVLAPFIIFCLLLYPHPPLNAIGLPLIMGVIMGLNFHNRYSLDPVTFIDSSLATVIGPIISIWIMRMVRSMSPDMSAQRILSMHYNAIRKALYIAYGPQFRIHLRGMLDRIGVLNTKTVQSEQLKHDINRAIIECSAVVDLTRLQELMQKLNKDDVLLNHLEELSAYLDDYLRAKEFNQNAEVFLDKTVSKIRLLMHEVSNVSDLTVSQRIQISLNNIEKSLCHVTKQDLAA from the coding sequence ATGCTACTGACCAAACCTTTGCTTGCACTGCGTCCAAACAGATCAGATTGGATCTTTGCAATCAAAACGTTTTGTGCAGGTATGTTAGCGCTTTATATTGCCTTATCTTTAGATCTCGCCTATCCAATATGGGCAATAGGTACTGTCTTTGTTATCGCCAATCCTTATACAGGTATGACAGCCTCAAAAAGTATGTTCCGTGTTTTGGGTACAGCTTTGGGTGCAATTATTTCAATCATTTTTGTACCTATGTTGATTCATACCCCTTGGTTATTTACATTGTTCTTAGCCATTTGGGTCGGGTTATGCTTGTATATTTCGCTACTGGATCGCACCCCTCGTAGCTATGCTTTTATGCTCGCCGGTTATACCACGGTCATCATCAGCTTTACCATTATCAATACACTCGGTACATCTACTGTTTTTGATATTGCGATTGGGCGTTTTATTGAAATTAGTATTGGAGTACTGTGTAGTGCGGTGGTGATGACGTCCTTTGCTCCTATGAATATTGGACCAGGAATCGAAAGTCAAATTTCAAAAGTTATTGATGATACCCAACAAATATTTGATAAAATTTTACTTGGCGAAATTCACTTTAAGCATCCCGATCCTGCACAACATGCACAACAACAAGAAATAGCATCTCCCAATTACACCCAAGAGCTAAATCTACTTGCAAGAGACATTTCCAATTTGCATGTCATGGCAATACATCTGTCTTATGAACGCTCTAAGCTTAAAGACATGACCAAACCCTTACAAGAAATGTTGCATCAACTCAGTATTTTAGTGGCCAATCTGGTCGCGATGACTGAACGTTTGAATCAATTACATGAAAATAATCATAAATTTCAGCACGCACTCAATCATATTCACAAACATACCGCTACATTTTTTAAGCATGCTGATGTTGAAAAGAATCCAGATTTGAATCTTTTGCCTGATCAATTCGATCATGATTTTGAACAACTCGCACGCACTGTACGTCCCGAGCAAAGGATTGTGGTCGCCAGTTTAAAAATGGACGTTCGCCACTTTATTCAAAATATTCGGGCAATTCATTTAATTTGGCATCGTATCCAACAGGGTGATTATTCATTACCTGAAAATGTAACGCCACTAACGACTCAGTATCCCAATCTGCATCGTGATCATGGAGTCGCTGTCCGTGGTGGTATTTCAGCATTTCTTGTCGTCATCATTGCCACAGGTGCTTGGATTTTAAGTGGCTGGAAAGCGGGTTATATGATGGCTGAAATGGCGGCTATTACCGCCTGTATTTTGACCGCACTGGATGATCCTATCCCCGCTTTAAAAATGTTTATCCGCGCCAATATTTATGCCATTTTTGTGATTTTTATTTATGCCTTTGGTATTTTCCCAAATGTTACTGAGTTTTGGCAATTGGCACTGGTATTGGCTCCATTTATTATTTTCTGTTTATTGCTGTATCCACACCCGCCACTGAATGCGATTGGTTTACCGCTTATTATGGGTGTGATCATGGGTTTAAATTTTCATAATCGTTATAGTTTAGATCCCGTAACATTTATTGATAGCTCTTTAGCCACTGTCATAGGTCCAATCATCTCAATTTGGATTATGCGTATGGTTCGTTCAATGTCTCCAGATATGTCCGCACAGCGTATTTTATCTATGCATTACAATGCCATTCGCAAAGCGCTTTATATCGCATATGGGCCACAATTTCGTATTCATCTCAGAGGTATGCTCGACCGTATTGGCGTACTCAACACCAAGACCGTGCAATCTGAACAATTAAAACATGATATTAATCGTGCGATTATTGAATGTAGTGCAGTTGTGGACTTAACTAGACTTCAAGAATTAATGCAAAAGCTCAATAAAGATGACGTTTTACTCAATCATTTAGAAGAACTCAGTGCATATCTGGATGATTATTTACGTGCCAAAGAATTCAATCAAAATGCCGAAGTCTTTTTAGATAAGACAGTATCTAAAATTCGCCTATTGATGCATGAAGTGAGCAATGTTTCAGATTTAACTGTGTCGCAGCGTATCCAAATTTCACTGAACAATATTGAAAAAAGTTTGTGTCATGTCACTAAACAAGATTTAGCAGCTTAG
- the sthA gene encoding Si-specific NAD(P)(+) transhydrogenase encodes MPRKNEVVSGTYVKYDAVVLGSGPAGEGAAMKLAKSGKRVAIVDVREQLGGNCTHVGTIPSKALRQTVSSIIRYQRDPMFQKVGDWKQFTMKQVLRNAHKVIQQQVDTHSRFYDRNKIDTFHGRAYIQDQNTVVIFTHEGIKETIVFEQLVIATGSRPYRPAALDFNHPRVFDSDKILDLDFAIHKIIIYGAGVIGCEYASIFIGLDHKVDLINTQHKLLSYLDDEIADALSYHLREQGVLIRHNEQIDHLETFDDHVVLHLQSGKKIKADAILWCNGRSGNTDGLGLENVGIKPNSRGQLAVNDQYQTEVENIYAAGDVIGWPSLASAAYDQGRCAGANMSGEKDVAPVRDIPTGIYTIPEISSIGKTEQELTEEKIPYEVGQASFRHLARAQITGDVVGELKILFHRETLEILGVHCFGNNASEIIHIGQAVMNSPKNTIKYFVETTFNYPTMAEAYRVATLNGMNRLF; translated from the coding sequence ATGCCACGTAAGAATGAGGTCGTTAGCGGAACATACGTAAAATATGATGCGGTTGTTCTAGGTTCAGGACCTGCAGGTGAAGGCGCTGCAATGAAGCTGGCTAAATCTGGCAAGCGTGTTGCAATCGTTGATGTACGTGAGCAATTGGGGGGTAACTGTACTCATGTGGGTACAATTCCAAGTAAAGCTTTACGTCAAACTGTATCGAGTATTATTCGTTATCAACGTGATCCAATGTTCCAAAAAGTGGGTGACTGGAAGCAATTTACCATGAAGCAAGTGCTTCGTAATGCGCATAAAGTGATTCAACAACAAGTTGATACGCACTCGCGTTTCTATGACCGCAACAAAATTGATACTTTCCATGGTCGTGCATATATTCAGGATCAAAATACTGTCGTTATTTTTACCCATGAAGGCATTAAGGAAACCATCGTCTTTGAACAATTGGTGATTGCAACAGGTAGTCGTCCTTACCGCCCAGCTGCACTTGATTTTAATCATCCACGTGTATTTGATTCAGACAAAATCTTAGATTTAGATTTCGCGATCCATAAAATTATTATTTATGGTGCAGGTGTTATTGGTTGTGAATATGCATCTATCTTTATTGGTTTAGATCATAAAGTTGATTTGATCAACACACAGCATAAATTATTGAGCTATTTGGATGATGAAATTGCAGATGCTTTGTCTTATCACTTACGTGAACAAGGCGTATTGATTCGTCATAACGAGCAAATTGATCATTTAGAAACATTTGATGACCATGTTGTACTTCATTTACAAAGTGGTAAGAAAATTAAAGCCGATGCGATTCTTTGGTGTAACGGTCGTTCTGGTAATACAGATGGTTTAGGCTTGGAAAATGTAGGCATTAAGCCAAACAGCCGTGGTCAGCTTGCGGTAAATGATCAATATCAAACTGAAGTTGAAAACATTTACGCAGCTGGTGATGTCATTGGTTGGCCATCTCTTGCTTCTGCAGCTTATGACCAAGGTCGTTGTGCAGGTGCAAACATGAGCGGTGAAAAAGATGTTGCGCCAGTAAGAGATATTCCTACAGGGATTTATACCATTCCAGAAATTTCTTCGATTGGTAAAACAGAGCAAGAATTAACGGAAGAAAAAATCCCGTATGAAGTCGGTCAAGCCTCTTTTCGTCATTTGGCACGTGCGCAAATTACGGGTGATGTCGTCGGTGAATTGAAAATCTTGTTCCATCGCGAAACTTTAGAAATTTTGGGCGTACATTGCTTTGGTAATAATGCATCAGAAATTATTCACATTGGTCAGGCGGTGATGAACAGTCCAAAAAATACCATTAAGTATTTTGTGGAAACGACATTTAACTACCCAACTATGGCAGAAGCATATCGTGTTGCAACCTTAAATGGTATGAACCGTTTATTCTAA
- the lipA gene encoding lipoyl synthase: protein MSENRKPVQGEKLRGAEKVARIPVKVIPTVETPRKPDWIRVKMAAPDEVQRIKTTLRAQKLHTVCEEAACPNLPECFGGGTATFMIMGDICTRRCPFCDVAHGRPNALDPDEPRHMAETIANLGLKYAVITSVDRDDLLDGGAQHFVDCIKEARALSPKTLLEILVPDFRGRMDIALRIMTECPPDVFNHNIETVPRLYKAMRPGSDYQHSLNLLKMFKEYCPDIPTKCGLMVGIGETEEEVIALLDDLHAHGVDYVTIGQYLQPSKEHAPIDRFVTPEEFERYTAHGQKLGFRNIWAAPMVRSSYFADRQYYGEPVPAVRRKVDPAKKIAVQTIEA, encoded by the coding sequence ATGTCTGAGAACCGTAAACCTGTACAGGGTGAAAAACTTCGTGGTGCTGAAAAGGTCGCACGTATACCTGTAAAAGTTATACCTACGGTTGAAACGCCAAGAAAGCCGGATTGGATCCGTGTGAAAATGGCTGCACCAGATGAAGTTCAACGCATCAAAACCACCTTGCGTGCACAAAAACTCCATACCGTTTGTGAAGAAGCTGCTTGTCCGAACTTACCAGAATGCTTTGGTGGTGGTACTGCAACCTTCATGATCATGGGTGATATTTGTACTCGTCGTTGCCCGTTCTGTGATGTTGCACATGGTCGTCCAAATGCACTCGATCCTGATGAACCACGTCATATGGCAGAAACCATTGCCAATCTTGGTTTAAAGTATGCTGTGATTACTTCTGTAGACCGTGATGACTTGTTAGACGGTGGTGCACAGCATTTTGTCGATTGTATTAAAGAAGCACGTGCATTAAGTCCAAAAACTTTACTCGAAATTTTAGTTCCAGATTTTCGTGGTCGTATGGATATTGCACTTCGTATTATGACGGAGTGCCCACCAGACGTGTTTAACCACAACATTGAAACTGTTCCACGCCTTTATAAAGCAATGCGTCCAGGTTCTGACTACCAACATTCTTTAAATCTTTTAAAAATGTTTAAAGAATACTGCCCTGACATTCCAACCAAATGTGGTTTGATGGTCGGTATTGGTGAAACTGAAGAAGAAGTCATTGCTCTTCTTGATGACTTGCATGCACACGGTGTTGACTACGTGACCATTGGTCAATACTTACAACCATCTAAAGAACATGCGCCAATCGATCGCTTCGTCACTCCTGAAGAATTTGAACGTTACACAGCACACGGTCAAAAACTCGGTTTCCGTAACATTTGGGCGGCTCCAATGGTTCGCTCAAGTTACTTTGCAGATCGTCAATATTATGGCGAACCTGTTCCAGCTGTACGTCGTAAAGTAGATCCAGCAAAGAAAATTGCAGTACAAACGATTGAAGCTTAA
- a CDS encoding YiiX family permuted papain-like enzyme, which produces MKRNFKLLFLMVISILYSPILWAKSALQTGDIIFHVSKSQQSLGIQKATHSPYSHMGMIVNRQGQTWVLEAIQPVKYTPLQQWIQRGVKQHYVVKRLKSNLTLKQQNALVKNAEQYLGRPYDIYFGWDNTAIYCSELVWKAYHDALGVNLAPLEKLKQFDLTAPEVKKLMQQRYGKNIPWNETVIAPKSIYESKILVDVIRQ; this is translated from the coding sequence TTGAAAAGAAATTTTAAATTATTATTTTTAATGGTGATTTCAATTTTGTATAGCCCAATATTATGGGCAAAATCTGCTTTACAAACAGGCGATATTATTTTCCATGTGTCTAAGTCACAACAAAGTTTAGGCATCCAAAAGGCCACACATTCACCTTATAGTCATATGGGCATGATTGTAAATCGTCAAGGTCAAACATGGGTGTTAGAAGCCATTCAGCCAGTCAAATACACGCCTTTACAGCAATGGATTCAACGGGGTGTAAAGCAGCATTACGTGGTAAAAAGATTAAAATCAAATTTAACACTCAAACAGCAAAATGCATTGGTGAAAAATGCGGAACAGTATTTGGGTCGCCCTTATGACATTTATTTTGGCTGGGACAACACAGCAATTTATTGTTCTGAGTTGGTGTGGAAAGCCTATCATGATGCACTCGGTGTCAATCTCGCACCACTCGAAAAATTAAAACAATTTGATTTAACTGCACCTGAGGTAAAAAAGTTAATGCAACAACGCTATGGAAAGAATATTCCTTGGAATGAAACGGTGATTGCACCTAAATCCATTTATGAATCAAAAATATTGGTAGACGTCATACGTCAGTAG
- a CDS encoding glutathione S-transferase family protein: MQIKLYHSPNSRSQRIIWLFEELNLDYELITINKSRSTNRSPSNKERVNIPNAVLPLKFPTILINTSDQNIAITESSAIAEFFAEHSAKLRVTSEKIKIRSDYLFWKNYADASFMPNLALKQIFAQIVERTPLPFKWGSLLFKYAFNKGYLDQAIDDQLYRINNHLSHQTWLAGEVFTIADLLLWFPLQACVIAHSNIAQYPVVMRYIEHIQQRPAFQKALAKGQWDDSIFQQYWQNAW, translated from the coding sequence ATGCAGATTAAGCTTTATCATTCACCAAATTCTCGTTCACAGCGGATCATTTGGCTATTTGAAGAGTTAAATTTAGACTATGAACTTATCACTATCAATAAAAGTCGTTCAACAAATAGAAGTCCTTCAAACAAAGAACGTGTAAATATCCCTAATGCTGTTTTACCACTAAAGTTTCCAACAATCTTGATCAATACATCTGATCAGAACATTGCAATTACAGAATCGAGTGCAATTGCTGAGTTTTTTGCTGAACATTCAGCAAAACTGCGAGTAACATCAGAAAAGATCAAGATTCGAAGTGATTATCTTTTTTGGAAAAATTATGCTGATGCCAGTTTTATGCCCAATCTCGCGTTAAAACAAATATTTGCACAGATTGTAGAGCGCACTCCATTACCCTTCAAATGGGGCAGCTTGTTGTTTAAATATGCGTTTAATAAAGGGTATCTAGATCAGGCGATTGATGATCAACTGTATCGAATTAACAACCATTTAAGCCATCAAACTTGGCTTGCAGGTGAGGTTTTCACGATTGCAGACCTATTGCTTTGGTTTCCCTTGCAGGCTTGTGTCATCGCGCATTCCAATATTGCACAATATCCTGTTGTAATGCGTTATATCGAACACATTCAGCAGCGCCCAGCATTCCAAAAGGCCTTAGCAAAAGGACAATGGGACGATTCAATATTTCAGCAGTATTGGCAAAATGCATGGTAA